In Rickettsiella endosymbiont of Aleochara curtula, one genomic interval encodes:
- a CDS encoding efflux RND transporter periplasmic adaptor subunit, with the protein MRLVYAVLLSILIAASAISIAFYNKKGPQLTSPVMVEAVPACLGSWQKTLEAVGSLSASQGTVIKAETSGRITGIFFRSGENVKVGAPLLQLNPDILSAQLAAAKAQTQLSKADYERGLTLYKKKVFAKADLDKISATYQVDLAKQAQSQAAFDQTLLRAPFSGRLGLRQVNLGDIIDPSTPITNLEAINPLLVNFNIPGTEASKVIIGSKILIHASAYPNKTFVGTIYAIDSHIDNDTRSLGVRASLNNPDQALLPGAFVDIKIEIGSPQTLIIVPETAVNTDDNGSFVYRIIQHKAIKTPVKIRFHEDGKIGLVSSAIHPGDQIISVGGFKVEGNSVVIVEK; encoded by the coding sequence ATGCGCTTAGTTTACGCTGTTCTTCTAAGTATATTAATAGCTGCAAGCGCTATTAGCATCGCCTTTTATAATAAAAAAGGCCCTCAACTCACGTCTCCAGTAATGGTGGAAGCTGTTCCTGCATGCCTAGGATCTTGGCAAAAAACGCTAGAGGCTGTTGGGAGTCTATCTGCCAGCCAAGGCACCGTCATCAAGGCGGAAACATCTGGCCGCATTACCGGCATTTTTTTCCGTTCAGGTGAAAATGTTAAAGTCGGAGCCCCTTTACTACAACTTAATCCGGATATTTTAAGCGCTCAGTTAGCTGCCGCTAAAGCGCAAACACAATTAAGTAAAGCCGACTATGAGCGTGGTTTAACCTTGTATAAAAAGAAGGTATTTGCAAAAGCAGACCTAGATAAAATTTCGGCAACTTATCAAGTAGATCTCGCCAAACAAGCGCAAAGTCAAGCCGCTTTCGATCAAACACTCCTACGCGCGCCGTTCAGTGGACGATTAGGTCTCCGTCAGGTCAATTTAGGGGATATTATTGATCCGAGTACGCCTATTACCAACTTGGAGGCCATTAATCCCTTATTGGTAAATTTTAATATACCTGGAACTGAAGCAAGCAAAGTAATTATTGGTAGCAAGATATTGATTCATGCGAGTGCTTACCCAAACAAGACATTTGTTGGCACTATTTATGCAATAGATTCACACATTGATAATGACACACGTAGTTTAGGAGTGCGCGCCAGTCTTAATAATCCCGACCAAGCATTACTCCCCGGTGCTTTTGTTGATATCAAAATTGAAATCGGTTCACCCCAAACATTGATTATCGTCCCAGAAACCGCAGTCAATACCGATGATAACGGCAGCTTTGTGTATCGCATCATTCAGCATAAAGCGATTAAAACACCCGTCAAGATTCGTTTTCATGAGGATGGAAAAATAGGGTTGGTGAGCAGTGCTATTCATCCGGGAGATCAAATTATTAGCGTGGGCGGTTTTAAAGTAGAGGGAAATTCAGTCGTGATAGTTGAGAAGTAA
- the map gene encoding type I methionyl aminopeptidase gives MSPIIIKTPQEIDKMRIAGRLAAEVLEMIAPHVKMDITTNQLDKICHNYIVNEQQAIPAPLNYRGFPKSICTSINHQVCHGIPSDRVLKDGDLINIDITVIKDGYHGDTSKMFFVGKPSILAQRLSRITQECLYKSIRLVKPGTYLGDIGACIQAYAESEGFSVVREYCGHGIGRLFHEDLQILHYGRSGTGIQLIPGMTFTIEPMINAGKRFTKLMPDQWTVVTKDHSLSAQWEHTLLVTETGYEVLTKRTEEQNVI, from the coding sequence ATGTCACCCATTATTATAAAAACTCCGCAAGAAATCGACAAAATGCGTATTGCCGGGCGCTTAGCGGCAGAAGTTTTAGAAATGATTGCGCCGCATGTGAAAATGGATATTACCACCAATCAACTCGATAAAATCTGTCACAATTATATCGTCAATGAACAACAGGCAATTCCTGCCCCCTTAAATTATCGTGGTTTTCCGAAATCTATTTGTACATCTATTAATCACCAAGTCTGCCACGGCATTCCCAGCGATCGCGTCTTAAAAGACGGGGACCTGATTAATATTGACATCACTGTTATTAAAGACGGTTACCATGGCGACACGAGTAAAATGTTTTTTGTTGGTAAACCTTCGATATTGGCACAACGTTTATCTAGAATTACTCAAGAATGTTTGTATAAATCCATACGTTTGGTCAAGCCTGGTACCTATTTGGGTGATATAGGCGCGTGCATACAAGCGTACGCGGAATCAGAGGGATTTTCCGTAGTGCGAGAATATTGTGGCCATGGTATCGGTCGATTGTTTCACGAAGATCTACAGATACTACACTATGGCCGAAGCGGCACTGGGATTCAATTAATTCCTGGCATGACTTTCACGATAGAACCTATGATCAATGCCGGCAAACGTTTTACTAAACTCATGCCGGATCAATGGACAGTCGTGACCAAAGATCATAGCTTATCGGCGCAATGGGAACATACATTACTGGTTACTGAAACCGGTTATGAAGTATTAACCAAACGCACTGAAGAACAAAACGTCATCTAG
- the secA gene encoding preprotein translocase subunit SecA: protein MISKLLSKFIPSRNQRVLKQFEKTVAVINALEPSMQNLSDAQLQAKTSEFKARLQDGCSLDELLIEAFAVVREASTRVLGLRHFDVQLIGGMVLHSGKIAEMRTGEGKTLVATLPAYLNALSGLGVHIVTVNDYLAKRDAEWMKPVYTFLGLSTGVIVSDLPLPQRQASYAADITYGTNNEFGFDYLRDNMAFSLAEKSQRILNFAIVDEVDSILIDEARTPLIISGASEESSELYIKINQIIPKLVLRKAEDGPGDFYLDEKAKQAYLTEEGHQKLEELLVKQGLLNPGENLYHLTNIGLMHHVYAALRAHYLFQRDIDYIVQNNQVIIVDEHTGRLMSGRRWSDGLHQAVEAKEKANIQNENQTLASITFQNYFRLYHKLAGMTGTADTEAYEFQQIYNLEVVVIPTHLPVSRQDLADQIYLTKDEKFNAIIDDIKACQARQQPILVGTASIETSEYLSQLLEKENITHQVLNAKFHEKEAQIIAEAGRPGTVTIATNMAGRGTDIVLGGNLKTELAVLPSDSSAEEIAQHKLNWQKKHDAVIAAGGLHIIGSERHESRRIDNQLRGRSGRQGDPGSSRFYLSLQDNLMRIFASDRVAMIMQKIGMQPGEAIEHRWITRAIENAQRKVEGRNFDVRKQLLEFDNVANEQRKVIYEQRNELLATEDISPVINNLWADVIYSAIEHYIPPQSLEEQWDIPGLKNELKQNFCLDLPIDTWLEDPNCLEENLREKILLAAQNAYAEKENLFGSPTLRQVEKTLMLQTLDSLWKDHLAAMDHLRQGIHLRGYAQKNPKQEYKRESFLLFAELLDQLKYQVISLLCCLQIRAPEDAERLEEQRRQQMPQLLDFQHQDLLAADEASLTDETASARLSTQRNSNKTGRNDPCPCGSGKKYKHCHGQIN from the coding sequence ATGATTTCTAAGCTTTTAAGTAAATTTATTCCTAGCCGCAATCAGCGCGTACTAAAACAATTTGAAAAAACTGTTGCTGTGATAAATGCGCTAGAACCCAGCATGCAAAATTTATCTGATGCGCAATTGCAAGCAAAAACCTCAGAATTCAAAGCCCGCTTACAAGATGGCTGCTCTTTAGATGAATTGTTAATAGAGGCTTTTGCTGTAGTGCGTGAAGCCAGTACGCGTGTGTTAGGTTTGCGTCATTTCGATGTACAACTAATTGGTGGCATGGTTTTACATAGCGGAAAAATTGCTGAAATGCGCACCGGTGAAGGTAAAACCTTAGTCGCTACCTTACCTGCTTATCTGAATGCGCTCAGCGGTTTAGGTGTGCACATCGTGACGGTCAATGATTACTTAGCCAAACGCGACGCAGAATGGATGAAACCGGTCTATACTTTTTTAGGCTTAAGTACCGGTGTGATTGTTTCTGATCTCCCTCTTCCTCAACGACAAGCGTCTTACGCAGCGGATATTACTTACGGTACCAATAATGAATTTGGTTTCGATTATCTACGCGATAATATGGCTTTTTCATTGGCAGAAAAATCACAACGTATTTTAAATTTTGCCATCGTCGATGAAGTGGATTCCATCTTGATTGATGAAGCACGTACTCCCTTAATTATTTCTGGTGCCAGCGAAGAAAGCTCGGAACTTTATATCAAGATCAACCAAATTATACCTAAGCTGGTTTTAAGAAAAGCAGAAGATGGTCCCGGCGATTTTTATCTGGATGAAAAAGCTAAACAAGCTTATTTAACCGAAGAAGGACATCAAAAACTAGAAGAGTTATTAGTCAAACAAGGCTTATTAAATCCAGGCGAAAACTTATATCATCTGACTAATATTGGTTTGATGCATCATGTTTACGCGGCATTACGCGCGCATTATTTATTCCAACGTGACATCGATTATATTGTGCAAAATAATCAAGTAATTATTGTCGATGAACACACCGGCCGTTTAATGTCGGGTCGGCGCTGGTCAGATGGTTTACATCAAGCGGTTGAAGCCAAAGAAAAAGCCAACATTCAAAACGAAAATCAAACCTTAGCGTCGATTACGTTTCAGAATTACTTTCGCTTGTATCATAAACTGGCAGGGATGACCGGCACCGCCGATACCGAAGCCTATGAATTTCAACAAATTTATAACTTAGAAGTCGTGGTAATCCCCACGCATTTACCGGTTTCGCGTCAAGATTTAGCCGATCAAATTTATTTGACCAAAGATGAAAAATTTAATGCCATCATTGATGACATTAAAGCGTGTCAAGCACGTCAGCAACCGATATTAGTCGGTACCGCATCAATAGAAACATCAGAATATTTATCGCAACTGCTAGAAAAAGAAAATATTACGCATCAAGTGCTTAATGCTAAGTTTCATGAAAAAGAAGCCCAAATTATTGCCGAAGCCGGTCGCCCTGGCACGGTAACCATTGCCACGAATATGGCGGGTCGCGGAACGGATATTGTCTTAGGTGGTAATTTAAAAACCGAACTGGCTGTCTTACCAAGTGATAGCTCGGCAGAAGAAATTGCACAGCATAAACTCAACTGGCAAAAAAAACATGATGCAGTAATTGCCGCTGGTGGTTTACATATCATCGGTAGTGAACGACATGAATCACGTCGTATTGATAATCAATTACGCGGTCGTTCTGGACGACAGGGTGACCCGGGCTCTTCACGTTTTTATTTATCCTTACAAGATAATTTAATGCGTATTTTTGCATCGGATCGCGTTGCTATGATTATGCAAAAGATTGGTATGCAACCCGGTGAAGCCATTGAACATCGCTGGATAACGCGTGCCATAGAAAACGCGCAACGAAAAGTAGAAGGCCGTAATTTTGATGTGCGCAAACAATTATTAGAATTTGATAACGTCGCCAATGAACAACGTAAAGTTATTTATGAACAACGTAATGAATTATTGGCGACAGAAGATATTTCACCGGTGATTAACAATTTATGGGCTGACGTTATCTATAGTGCTATAGAACATTATATTCCACCGCAAAGTTTAGAAGAACAATGGGATATACCGGGCTTAAAAAATGAGTTGAAACAAAATTTTTGTTTGGATTTACCCATAGACACATGGTTGGAAGATCCTAATTGTCTTGAAGAAAATCTGCGTGAAAAAATATTACTTGCCGCTCAAAACGCTTATGCAGAAAAAGAAAATTTATTTGGCTCTCCGACGCTGCGCCAAGTTGAAAAAACTTTAATGCTACAAACACTCGATAGCTTATGGAAAGATCACTTGGCGGCCATGGATCATTTGCGCCAAGGAATACATCTACGTGGCTATGCACAAAAAAATCCGAAACAAGAATACAAGCGCGAATCCTTCTTATTATTTGCTGAACTTTTAGATCAGCTAAAATATCAAGTCATTAGTTTGCTCTGCTGTTTGCAAATCCGAGCACCTGAAGATGCCGAACGCTTAGAAGAGCAACGACGTCAGCAAATGCCACAATTACTGGATTTTCAACATCAAGACTTGCTTGCGGCTGATGAAGCGTCATTGACTGATGAAACTGCAAGCGCTCGTCTTAGTACGCAACGAAATTCAAATAAAACCGGACGCAATGATCCTTGTCCATGCGGTTCTGGAAAAAAATATAAACATTGTCATGGTCAAATCAATTAA
- the dxs gene encoding 1-deoxy-D-xylulose-5-phosphate synthase, whose product MDLNNSTGSLLEQINSPAQLRKLNVAQLPQLAAELRAFLIQTLDQCGGHFAANLGTVELTIALHYIFNTPYDHIVWDVGHQAYPHKILTGRREQLCSIRKTHGLAPFPSREESSFDSFGVGHSSTSISAALGFSVAAKKNNTDQKAIAVIGDGAMTAGMAFEALNHAGDIHADLLVVLNDNDMSISNNVGALSNYFARILSSKLYSSVREGSKRILESIPSVRKFAKRTEEHVKGMLVPGTLFEELGFNYIGPIDGHDLPLLLNTLSNLRQLSGPQLVHVITTKGKGYTAAEQNPIAYHAVNPHFLAPVLPTSNKPKPKTYANIFGQWICDMAAIDERLIAITPAMREGSDLIEFSERYPDRYFDVGIAEQHAVTFAAGLACAGQKPVVAIYSTFLQRAYDQLIHDVALQNLPVLFALDRAGIVGGDGATHHGCFDLSYLRCIPNLTLMTPSNENELRQMLYTGFQLSTPCAIRYPRGAGIGTLVEQEMSCIPIGKAEICRKGHSIALLAFGSMVHATLSVGESLDATVVNMRFVKPLDEKLLRNLAKTHGLLVSLEENVKVGGAGSAVSEFLHQQGIACDVLILGLPDRFIEHGDPNTLLAQVDLDATTILSAIEQRLAVSLTF is encoded by the coding sequence ATGGACCTCAACAACAGCACAGGTTCTTTACTAGAACAGATTAATTCTCCCGCACAGTTGCGCAAACTCAATGTTGCGCAACTGCCACAATTAGCTGCTGAGCTTAGAGCGTTTCTCATTCAAACGCTGGATCAATGTGGAGGTCATTTCGCGGCTAATTTAGGAACCGTGGAATTAACCATTGCTTTGCATTACATATTCAACACGCCGTATGATCACATTGTTTGGGATGTTGGTCACCAAGCCTATCCACATAAAATCCTGACCGGTCGCCGCGAACAACTCTGTAGCATTCGGAAAACTCATGGTTTAGCTCCTTTTCCTTCGCGTGAAGAAAGTTCATTTGATAGTTTTGGTGTCGGCCATTCGAGCACTTCGATTAGCGCCGCATTAGGATTTAGTGTCGCTGCAAAAAAAAATAATACCGATCAAAAAGCCATAGCGGTGATAGGCGATGGCGCGATGACTGCTGGCATGGCCTTTGAAGCTTTAAATCATGCGGGCGATATCCATGCGGATCTTTTAGTGGTACTTAATGATAACGACATGTCGATTTCCAACAATGTCGGCGCCTTATCTAATTATTTTGCGCGTATATTATCCAGCAAACTTTATTCTAGCGTCAGAGAAGGCAGCAAAAGAATTTTGGAATCTATTCCTAGTGTCCGTAAATTCGCTAAGCGGACTGAAGAACACGTCAAAGGCATGTTAGTCCCAGGCACTTTATTTGAAGAATTAGGCTTTAATTATATCGGCCCGATAGACGGCCATGACTTACCTTTATTGTTAAATACACTCAGCAATTTACGCCAATTATCCGGCCCGCAACTGGTGCATGTCATCACTACCAAGGGTAAAGGTTATACCGCTGCCGAGCAAAATCCTATTGCTTATCATGCCGTCAATCCACATTTTTTAGCGCCGGTATTACCCACTTCGAATAAGCCCAAACCTAAGACCTACGCCAATATTTTCGGCCAGTGGATTTGTGATATGGCGGCTATCGATGAACGCTTAATCGCGATTACACCGGCGATGCGTGAAGGATCGGATCTAATAGAGTTTTCCGAACGTTATCCGGATCGCTACTTTGACGTGGGTATCGCGGAACAACATGCCGTCACTTTCGCTGCAGGTTTAGCCTGCGCAGGCCAAAAACCGGTAGTCGCCATTTATTCTACCTTTTTACAACGTGCTTATGATCAATTGATACATGACGTTGCATTGCAAAATCTACCGGTATTATTTGCTTTGGATAGGGCCGGGATCGTAGGGGGAGACGGCGCAACTCACCATGGCTGCTTTGATCTCTCCTATCTGCGTTGTATTCCGAATCTGACACTCATGACACCCAGTAATGAAAATGAATTAAGACAAATGCTTTACACCGGCTTTCAACTCAGTACGCCTTGCGCGATACGCTATCCGCGCGGTGCCGGCATAGGTACTTTAGTTGAACAAGAAATGTCATGCATACCTATCGGTAAAGCTGAAATCTGTCGCAAGGGACACTCGATAGCCTTGTTGGCCTTTGGCTCTATGGTACACGCGACTCTCAGTGTCGGCGAGTCATTAGATGCAACCGTGGTGAATATGCGCTTCGTCAAACCTTTGGACGAAAAGCTGTTACGTAATCTAGCAAAAACGCATGGTTTATTGGTCAGCTTAGAAGAAAATGTTAAGGTAGGTGGTGCCGGGTCGGCGGTGAGTGAATTTCTACATCAACAAGGCATTGCTTGTGATGTGTTGATCTTAGGACTTCCGGATCGATTTATCGAACATGGTGATCCGAACACATTACTCGCACAGGTAGATTTAGATGCCACCACTATTTTGTCTGCTATTGAACAACGACTAGCAGTGTCACTTACTTTTTAG
- the icmW gene encoding type IVB secretion system protein IcmW, producing the protein MPDLTHKGSHLYWKHYQDPLIYRVLCFMESVESWTKNGDTALEASIDELGKELDDIDKVDLDKLAQQALFIRLGNHLGMSRTLRLLQALDTTHPGSAAKLLMHAEEISNGPEDEAGLFLRRNISFERLRLLARVFSQDRLDLVLKALEGE; encoded by the coding sequence ATGCCTGACTTAACTCACAAAGGTTCACACCTCTATTGGAAACACTATCAAGACCCCTTAATTTATAGGGTACTGTGCTTCATGGAAAGTGTCGAATCCTGGACTAAAAATGGCGACACCGCACTTGAAGCCAGCATCGATGAACTAGGAAAAGAGCTGGATGACATTGATAAAGTCGATCTGGATAAGCTTGCTCAGCAAGCTTTGTTTATTCGTTTAGGCAATCATTTGGGGATGTCGCGTACTTTACGTCTACTCCAAGCCTTAGATACGACACATCCCGGTTCTGCCGCTAAATTACTCATGCATGCCGAAGAAATCAGCAATGGTCCTGAAGACGAAGCGGGCTTATTTCTGCGTAGAAATATTAGCTTTGAACGCTTACGTCTACTCGCCAGAGTGTTTTCGCAAGATCGTTTGGACTTAGTTTTAAAAGCATTAGAAGGTGAATAA
- the icmV gene encoding type IVB secretion system protein IcmV, translating to MSFFGGIKKIIKPAVDVPKWIDYRQLVKNNRSVFGFIKKFFIPDQAKTQESFEEALLRLKLTPADLIQRSKEFTRLLWIWIFLFFLSISYSVYLLYYHAFRGFFPCLGISFIILTQIFRYHFWLFQIKQRRLGCGFRDWFNNQFIIGKKNNA from the coding sequence GTGAGTTTTTTTGGTGGTATAAAAAAAATAATTAAGCCAGCTGTTGATGTTCCGAAGTGGATAGACTATCGACAATTGGTTAAAAATAATCGTTCGGTTTTCGGGTTTATTAAAAAGTTTTTTATTCCTGATCAAGCGAAGACACAGGAGTCCTTTGAGGAGGCACTGTTACGTCTAAAGCTAACTCCAGCCGATTTAATTCAACGCAGTAAAGAATTTACGCGTTTGCTGTGGATTTGGATTTTTCTTTTCTTTCTTAGCATTAGCTATAGTGTTTATCTCTTGTACTACCATGCTTTTCGAGGATTTTTTCCTTGTCTAGGCATTAGTTTTATTATTTTAACGCAAATCTTCCGTTATCATTTCTGGCTTTTTCAAATTAAACAACGTCGCTTAGGTTGTGGTTTTCGTGATTGGTTTAATAATCAATTTATTATAGGAAAGAAAAATAATGCGTAA
- the dotA gene encoding type IVB secretion system protein DotA codes for MRKFLLISFLYLFPSLLLADTLSLTPPTTDLSMSYLATIFGVVDGVLHGTGSQILGTMFGAFNAIILVMASTILTYVLFISVLNTSHEGEFLGKKWSSIWVPVRTVMGVGLLLPKATGYSFIQIMVMWVVVQGVGAADEVWNVALNYMNRNGTIVEPIQSLAPDPKSGKANNTFLINDAGNILKSETCMLAVQNALNRQNAASSASSGTPPAAPVAPVPDFMSSLSVTGKGPDGLNTHAPINYANDTGGFISFPGREGLVKTPYEKYIGMCGNVSWDFIGKSDNGQVYNPAQLTANDSASIAARQMTLDIGGLAKSIANKLVPPYADKSDKTVPIVTLKADDAIFAPNALIDTGDDYFAIVKPALRSLEDDANKKYKDFIKNAKDTGWILAGSYYYNMARLNQNIRNNTGTLAIKDKLIPQFNPSYDKGSFNDIADDNVKLNLKNNLPVNDGVIDRYIRDEIAQAGKNNNPGPGADPSFPKNSAENGLGSAASWIMNVIFPRVYDFESTFADNLNNKNMDPIFALASLGNGLVKMVETVWASIIGVAFAGGILSAIGSFFFPSVTIIANLAAMSVIMLVMPIVTVWMVINLVLGSLLSYYIPLIPFFLFAFGSITWFAVVLEAILAAPLVALGITHPEGHDFLGKAEQSVMLLASVFLRPMLMIFGFIFGIILSYVAISVFNRGFSIASQYLTEYNGDIFSIVYQLAMMAIYTAAVLAIVNRSFAMIYEVPNKVLRWIGGPQESGHEESMLQGIRQQHDGDVRSLAQQAPTSETISGALTSGQKAGQALSSGNQTSASASGSDDGGGAAGGGPGGGAAGGGAAGGGGGANAAAEAALL; via the coding sequence ATGCGTAAGTTTCTATTAATTAGCTTTCTCTATTTGTTTCCCTCCTTGTTATTAGCAGATACGCTAAGCTTAACACCGCCCACCACCGATCTATCCATGTCGTATTTAGCGACAATTTTCGGCGTGGTAGATGGCGTATTACATGGCACAGGAAGTCAAATTTTAGGAACCATGTTCGGTGCCTTTAATGCCATTATACTAGTGATGGCTTCTACCATATTAACCTATGTCTTATTTATCTCAGTATTAAATACCTCACATGAAGGTGAGTTTCTCGGTAAGAAATGGTCATCGATATGGGTGCCGGTAAGAACGGTTATGGGTGTGGGTTTATTATTACCGAAAGCCACCGGTTATTCTTTTATACAAATCATGGTGATGTGGGTCGTGGTACAAGGAGTAGGCGCGGCGGATGAAGTTTGGAATGTCGCTTTAAATTATATGAATCGTAACGGAACCATCGTCGAACCGATACAATCTCTAGCACCGGATCCAAAATCTGGAAAAGCAAATAATACATTTCTTATCAATGATGCAGGCAATATTCTGAAGTCAGAAACCTGTATGCTGGCCGTGCAAAATGCATTAAACCGCCAAAATGCTGCAAGTTCAGCTTCTTCTGGCACACCTCCTGCTGCTCCTGTTGCTCCGGTTCCCGATTTTATGAGTTCACTGTCTGTGACTGGGAAAGGTCCTGATGGTTTAAATACGCATGCACCGATAAATTATGCCAATGATACCGGTGGGTTTATAAGCTTTCCTGGTAGAGAAGGTTTAGTCAAAACACCTTACGAAAAATATATAGGTATGTGTGGGAACGTTTCTTGGGATTTTATTGGTAAGAGTGATAATGGCCAAGTTTATAACCCAGCACAATTGACAGCCAATGATAGTGCCAGTATTGCGGCTAGACAAATGACTTTAGACATAGGCGGGTTAGCTAAATCCATAGCGAATAAATTAGTTCCTCCTTACGCAGATAAATCAGATAAAACAGTTCCTATAGTCACTTTAAAAGCAGACGATGCAATCTTTGCTCCCAATGCATTAATCGATACCGGTGATGATTATTTTGCAATTGTAAAACCCGCTTTACGATCCTTAGAGGACGATGCCAATAAAAAATATAAAGACTTCATCAAGAATGCTAAAGACACGGGTTGGATATTGGCAGGCAGTTATTATTATAACATGGCACGTTTAAATCAAAATATCAGAAATAATACAGGGACTCTGGCTATTAAAGATAAATTAATACCACAATTTAATCCTAGCTATGATAAAGGTAGTTTTAATGACATCGCGGATGACAATGTTAAACTTAATTTAAAAAATAATTTACCGGTTAATGATGGTGTTATCGACCGGTATATTAGGGATGAGATTGCTCAAGCCGGAAAGAATAATAATCCAGGGCCTGGAGCGGATCCTTCCTTCCCAAAAAATTCAGCAGAAAATGGTTTAGGTTCAGCAGCATCTTGGATAATGAATGTTATTTTCCCACGGGTTTATGACTTTGAAAGTACATTTGCTGATAATTTGAATAACAAAAATATGGATCCTATTTTTGCTTTAGCCTCACTGGGAAATGGTTTAGTAAAGATGGTTGAAACCGTATGGGCTAGTATCATAGGAGTCGCTTTTGCCGGAGGAATTCTTTCAGCTATTGGATCTTTTTTCTTCCCGTCGGTTACGATTATAGCCAACTTGGCTGCTATGTCAGTTATTATGTTAGTGATGCCTATAGTGACGGTTTGGATGGTAATAAACCTAGTTCTAGGTTCTTTATTGTCCTATTACATACCATTAATTCCATTTTTCCTGTTTGCATTTGGTAGCATTACTTGGTTTGCTGTGGTGTTGGAGGCTATTTTAGCCGCACCGTTAGTTGCCCTAGGCATTACGCACCCGGAGGGCCATGACTTTTTAGGTAAAGCTGAACAGTCTGTTATGCTGCTAGCGAGTGTTTTCCTAAGGCCGATGTTGATGATATTTGGATTTATTTTTGGGATCATCCTGTCTTATGTCGCCATTTCTGTTTTTAATCGTGGCTTTAGTATCGCCTCACAGTATTTAACAGAATACAATGGTGATATCTTTAGTATTGTCTATCAATTAGCCATGATGGCTATTTATACGGCTGCCGTATTGGCCATTGTGAATCGGAGCTTTGCGATGATTTATGAAGTGCCGAATAAAGTATTGCGTTGGATCGGTGGTCCCCAAGAAAGTGGTCATGAAGAGTCCATGCTGCAAGGTATTCGTCAACAACATGATGGGGATGTAAGGTCGTTGGCTCAACAAGCGCCTACCAGTGAAACTATCAGTGGCGCACTTACGAGTGGGCAAAAAGCCGGTCAAGCCTTATCATCAGGTAATCAAACCTCAGCGAGTGCTAGCGGAAGTGATGATGGCGGCGGCGCTGCTGGTGGTGGTCCAGGTGGTGGAGCAGCAGGCGGCGGTGCAGCGGGAGGCGGCGGCGGTGCTAATGCCGCGGCTGAAGCAGCTTTGTTATAG
- a CDS encoding type II toxin-antitoxin system Phd/YefM family antitoxin: MRLDFFDNGVDMHAWQLQDAKARLSEVVKAASLHGPQEITLHGKPAVVVISKQGSYF; encoded by the coding sequence GTGAGACTAGATTTTTTTGATAATGGGGTGGATATGCATGCTTGGCAATTACAAGATGCTAAGGCTAGATTGAGTGAAGTGGTCAAAGCGGCGAGTTTGCATGGCCCACAAGAGATTACTTTACATGGTAAACCGGCTGTAGTGGTAATTTCGAAACAGGGATCGTATTTTTAG